A genomic segment from Actinomadura hallensis encodes:
- a CDS encoding ABC transporter substrate-binding protein — translation MRAILRRGLSTAMAAVLVGGLVVSCGGDDDEGGGSDGGPVELTVDVFGEAGYEEIVKQYEQSHPNVTVKLRKVSSLDEYKPRIQQWMSTGSGAGDVVMLEEGILPLYMQQANKFVNLFDHGGKELEKNFLPWKWQMGITQDGKQLVGLGTDVGPLAMCYRKDLFEKAGFPTDREEVGKLWPTWDDFLAKGKEFQEKVPDTKWLDGPTAVFRATVLQNAGNGPGYSFFDKENNLVFDSNPIVKQAFDTALKFEENKLTADMSIFTPPWQTALKRDTFATLPCPSWMLGGIEEFSGEAGKGKWDIATTPGGSGYWGGSWLAVPKQTKHEKEAVELAKFLTSPEGQVGAYKATKVFPSSPQAAQDPAVAEATSEYFNDAPVGKIFGELVASVKPVHLGPKNEDVRAAVENVLVSVGQGKQNAGEAWAKSVEEAEKAAR, via the coding sequence ATGAGGGCCATCTTGCGGCGCGGACTGAGCACGGCGATGGCTGCGGTGCTGGTCGGCGGCCTGGTCGTATCCTGCGGCGGGGACGACGACGAGGGCGGCGGCTCGGACGGCGGTCCGGTCGAGCTCACCGTCGACGTCTTCGGCGAGGCCGGGTACGAGGAGATCGTCAAGCAGTACGAGCAGTCTCACCCCAACGTCACGGTGAAGCTGCGCAAGGTCTCCAGCCTCGACGAGTACAAGCCGCGCATCCAGCAGTGGATGTCCACCGGCAGCGGCGCCGGCGACGTCGTCATGCTCGAGGAGGGCATCCTGCCGCTGTACATGCAGCAGGCGAACAAGTTCGTCAACCTCTTCGACCACGGCGGCAAGGAGCTGGAGAAGAACTTCCTGCCGTGGAAGTGGCAGATGGGCATCACCCAGGACGGCAAGCAGCTCGTCGGCCTCGGCACCGACGTCGGCCCGCTCGCCATGTGCTACCGCAAGGACCTGTTCGAGAAGGCCGGCTTCCCGACCGACCGCGAAGAGGTCGGCAAGCTCTGGCCGACGTGGGACGACTTCCTCGCCAAGGGGAAGGAGTTCCAGGAGAAGGTGCCCGACACCAAGTGGCTGGACGGCCCGACCGCCGTCTTCCGCGCCACCGTCCTGCAGAACGCGGGCAACGGCCCGGGGTACAGCTTCTTCGACAAGGAGAACAACCTCGTCTTCGACAGCAACCCCATCGTCAAGCAGGCGTTCGACACGGCGCTGAAGTTCGAGGAGAACAAGCTCACCGCCGACATGTCGATCTTCACGCCGCCGTGGCAGACGGCGCTGAAGCGCGACACCTTCGCCACCCTCCCGTGCCCGTCCTGGATGCTCGGGGGCATCGAGGAATTCTCCGGTGAGGCCGGCAAGGGCAAGTGGGACATCGCGACCACCCCGGGCGGCTCCGGCTACTGGGGCGGCTCGTGGCTGGCCGTGCCCAAGCAGACCAAGCACGAGAAGGAGGCCGTCGAGCTCGCCAAGTTCCTGACCTCTCCCGAGGGCCAGGTCGGCGCGTACAAGGCCACCAAGGTCTTCCCGTCCTCGCCGCAGGCCGCGCAGGACCCGGCGGTCGCGGAGGCGACGAGCGAGTACTTCAACGACGCCCCGGTCGGCAAGATCTTCGGCGAGCTGGTCGCTTCGGTGAAGCCGGTCCACCTCGGGCCGAAGAACGAGGACGTGCGGGCCGCGGTCGAGAACGTCCTGGTCTCGGTGGGACAGGGCAAGCAGAACGCCGGTGAGGCGTGGGCCAAGTCCGTCGAGGAGGCTGAGAAGGCCGCCCGGTAA